In one window of bacterium DNA:
- a CDS encoding HPr family phosphocarrier protein — protein sequence MREEQVTIKDEFGMHLRSIMSLVEMAKSFKSDIGVQFRDDIADGKSPWALLALGIIAGSRITLRAEGADENEAMAKLLQLAENNFMRPNEADR from the coding sequence ATGCGTGAGGAACAGGTAACGATCAAAGACGAGTTTGGGATGCACTTAAGATCGATTATGTCCCTTGTGGAAATGGCCAAGTCATTCAAATCAGACATAGGGGTGCAGTTCAGGGACGATATCGCTGATGGAAAGAGCCCCTGGGCACTCCTCGCGTTGGGCATTATCGCTGGTAGCAGGATAACGCTGCGTGCAGAGGGCGCCGATGAGAACGAGGCCATGGCGAAACTGCTCCAACTGGCCGAGAACAATTTCATGCGGCCAAATGAGGCGGACAGATGA
- a CDS encoding PTS system mannose/fructose/sorbose family transporter subunit IID, with protein sequence MKDSAELPRIPRRARISIALRTFLLEAGWNNRGKQNLGFCFSILPALKTLYSGNALIEAAKRHLSVFNTNPCFSGLVAGAIVEQEAHEQVKEKLSGPRMPRMKSTLGSTFGALGDDLIWLSFKPFLAVLAVLLFLLGHEWAFLWLVVPFSLANIILRFRGVELGLRGATAVRCYFEKTNPKHASAALKRATCVLLGALAGVLLSWDYSSFAECSIHWFGFISVLPIIVVCFILRSRNVSSGKVGAVICALVLVGILLTL encoded by the coding sequence ATGAAAGATAGCGCTGAGCTGCCCAGGATTCCTCGACGCGCTCGCATCTCAATCGCTCTGCGGACGTTCCTACTTGAGGCTGGCTGGAACAACAGAGGCAAGCAGAACCTGGGCTTCTGCTTCTCAATCTTGCCAGCACTGAAAACGCTCTATTCGGGCAACGCACTGATCGAGGCGGCCAAGAGGCATCTTTCGGTGTTCAATACCAACCCGTGCTTTTCTGGCCTAGTGGCTGGAGCGATCGTGGAGCAGGAGGCCCATGAGCAAGTGAAAGAGAAACTGAGCGGCCCCAGAATGCCCCGTATGAAATCCACGTTGGGCAGCACGTTCGGCGCTCTTGGTGATGACCTAATATGGTTGTCGTTCAAACCCTTTCTGGCAGTCTTGGCGGTTCTTTTGTTCCTACTTGGGCACGAGTGGGCGTTCCTCTGGCTGGTGGTCCCTTTCTCGCTGGCAAATATCATCCTTCGCTTCAGGGGTGTCGAGCTCGGACTAAGAGGCGCCACAGCTGTCCGCTGCTACTTTGAGAAAACCAATCCAAAACACGCATCGGCTGCCCTGAAGCGGGCGACATGTGTACTACTCGGTGCGCTCGCCGGCGTCTTGCTCTCATGGGATTACAGCTCGTTTGCGGAATGCAGCATCCATTGGTTCGGTTTCATATCTGTTTTGCCAATTATCGTTGTTTGTTTTATTCTTCGGTCTAGGAATGTCTCATCAGGAAAAGTCGGGGCTGTCATCTGCGCCCTGGTTCTCGTTGGGATTCTGCTAACTCTATGA
- a CDS encoding PTS sugar transporter subunit IIC → MPAPLLKLAVLMSAAGALISLDENVLFRGMFAQPIACGSILGLLTGDLRHGVAVGAILQLLWLFDVPAGGFISIDYTSCTAVSTILMIVSLRAGMPEKTAYVLALPAFVLLGLLVGALSSHLMKRLRKFNEVLVERAIVGLEKGKLSAVATNNLMGLPLAFGQTFCLLLAATVGGGMLLVPVLLKIAPRIHGTCPWLAVALLAAGIGIGLRGLGEHHSVLFSLLSMAAAFIMIRFKMLAPSLLAALVILSCLIIFLLWQGLRPDER, encoded by the coding sequence ATGCCGGCACCCTTGTTGAAACTGGCAGTCCTAATGAGCGCGGCTGGCGCTCTGATCTCCCTCGATGAAAACGTCCTCTTCCGGGGCATGTTTGCTCAACCCATCGCTTGCGGCTCGATCTTGGGCCTGTTGACGGGAGACCTGCGGCACGGTGTGGCCGTGGGAGCGATACTGCAATTGCTCTGGCTGTTCGACGTGCCGGCTGGAGGCTTCATAAGCATCGACTACACATCATGCACTGCCGTCTCTACCATCCTGATGATCGTCTCCTTGAGAGCTGGCATGCCCGAGAAGACCGCTTATGTCCTGGCGCTTCCGGCTTTCGTCCTCTTGGGGCTCCTTGTCGGCGCACTGTCATCCCACCTGATGAAACGTTTGCGCAAGTTCAACGAGGTATTGGTCGAGAGAGCTATCGTAGGCCTCGAAAAGGGGAAGCTATCGGCAGTGGCAACCAATAACCTTATGGGATTACCGTTAGCGTTCGGCCAGACCTTCTGTCTGCTTCTGGCTGCGACTGTAGGAGGCGGGATGCTGTTGGTCCCGGTGCTTCTTAAGATTGCGCCTCGCATTCACGGGACGTGCCCGTGGCTTGCAGTGGCGCTGCTTGCGGCTGGCATTGGGATAGGGCTTCGCGGCTTGGGAGAACATCATAGCGTATTATTCTCCCTTCTATCGATGGCTGCGGCATTCATAATGATACGATTCAAGATGCTGGCGCCGTCTCTTCTGGCCGCCCTAGTTATCTTGAGCTGTTTGATCATCTTCCTCCTATGGCAGGGGCTGAGGCCAGATGAAAGATAG
- a CDS encoding PTS sugar transporter subunit IIB, which produces MSIELVRLDDRLIHGQVVAGWVKVLSCTRIVVVDDEVAHDPFEESLMRIAVPEGIDVELLAAADCDGLYQELDRSPRKTILLFSGVADILELFSHGKLPLPKLNIGGVAFSEGREQLTESLFLSEEEIRMLAKMANSGVYVEVRPTPFDKAIDFHELLKVRDARRLAEG; this is translated from the coding sequence ATGAGCATCGAGCTTGTTCGACTTGACGATAGACTCATCCACGGACAAGTCGTGGCCGGATGGGTCAAGGTTCTCTCCTGCACCAGAATAGTCGTCGTTGACGACGAGGTGGCCCACGATCCGTTTGAGGAGAGCCTTATGCGGATAGCTGTGCCCGAGGGGATCGATGTTGAGCTTTTGGCGGCTGCTGACTGCGACGGTCTTTATCAGGAGCTGGACAGGTCGCCCAGGAAGACTATTCTGCTATTCTCCGGGGTAGCAGACATACTGGAGCTGTTTTCGCACGGGAAGCTTCCATTGCCCAAGCTGAACATCGGCGGCGTTGCCTTTTCCGAAGGCCGTGAACAGCTTACAGAGTCGCTATTCCTTTCCGAGGAGGAGATCAGGATGTTGGCGAAAATGGCCAACTCCGGCGTATATGTGGAGGTCCGTCCGACACCATTTGACAAAGCCATTGACTTCCACGAGCTCCTGAAGGTCCGGGACGCCAGGCGACTAGCGGAGGGCTGA